A segment of the Strix uralensis isolate ZFMK-TIS-50842 chromosome 23, bStrUra1, whole genome shotgun sequence genome:
GGTTGGGGACTAGGGGAACCCCCACGGGTTGGGGACTaggagacacccccccccagcttGGGGACCGGGCTCTTTCTTGCCTGACCTgcctccccctctgccctccagCTGCCCTCAGCGCCGACCCCACCGTCCTCGGCAAGTACCGGGCTGGATTCAACGAGTGCATGAACGAGGTGACGCGGTTCCTCTCCACCTGCGAAGGGGTGAACACCGATGTGCGTACCCGCCTCCTCAGTCACCTCTCGGCTTGCCTGGGTCAGATCGTGGCCATGAACTACCCTCCGCCACCGCCGCCGTCCGGTCAACCCGCACATCTGGCACAGCAGCCTCTGCACGTCCAGCTGCCCCCCGCAGCAGCCGGCGCCGTGCCCGTGCCCTGCAAACTGAACCCCGCTGAAGCCCTGTCCCCTAAAGTCTACGGGGGTTTCCAGCTCGTCCCAGCTACCGACGGCCAGTTTGCTTTTCTCATCCCCAACCCGGCCTTTCCTCCCAGCTCCGGACCAGTTATTCCCCTGTATGCCAATGCCAACGTCCCGGTGTCCGCGGGCAGCGGCTCGGGGAACGCGGCCGCCACCCCATCGGCATCCCCGGTGCAGGGGTTGACATCATTTGGGGGCAGCATTGTTCCAGCGTCCCAGGCGGGAAGTCCCATCGCAGAGCGCAGTGAATCGGTGTGGAGGCCTTGGTGACTTGCCTAAAAtgattcccccccaccccagaaaaaaaaaaaacaaaacaaacaacaaaaaacaaaccaacaaacactCTTCTGTTGGCTCCGTTATATGGAGCCCtgttatgtttggggttttttaagcagatttaaacagaaaggaaaaaaggaccTCGCTATGAACGtgctatttattattttcagaggTTGGGATCTCGACTTGTATTTTTACTCCTTTAAAATGCCTTTATTtgagatactttttttaaaaaaaataaatgagaaatagtTTTGTAACAAATATTCAAAAGTATAATGCCAAAGTTGTTTGTATCCcgtttgtctgtgtgtgtgtgcgtgcctGTGTTGAAGacttccaaaaaaaagaaaagaaaagaaaattgcaggtgtttaaataaataaactctttgaaatagatttatttttttcccccccttcctttcATTTTGTTGGGTGAGAATGGGCAGGGACAAGCTCATCCTGTGTGTGCAACCCCCTCCAAAAAGTAGGAGTGAACTTTATGGCCTTAAATGAGGCTGTTGGAAGGGATTCCTGTGAAAAATAGTGGGGGCGGTGGGGGGAAAGGTGATGGGGTTGGGGGAGCGGGTCTGGCAGGGTTAAATGTCTCCTGAGAGCTTTGCAAGTGTCGTGTTCCCTCTCGGAAGAAACAGATTCCTAAAAATCTGCTCTTGGAACCTGAGGAAACGTGCTGCTTGCTACCTGCTCGGAGTGCTCCTGAAATAACGCTGCTCCTTACACCTTGCGGGAGGGACTGCgtgcgtggggaggggggggggtgtgcgcAAAAGTTACTATCTCGCCTACAAAAGAGGCAAGAGAGTCTGTCCCTATTGTGAGGAGGGTAATTAGAAGGTATAAAGGGTCTCATCGAGTATGCAGCGGGCTCTTTGGGAAGTTGGGAACCCTATTGAAACGCCTGGGAACTCGGAGCTGAGGGTTaatgtgtgtctttttttttctcgcCACTCTCATTGACAGGGCCAGATAGACTCTGATACTCAATGCTGTTGTAAATTCAATTGCCTGGCCTCACAATGCCTACCTCATAAAAGAGAATAACTTGAGGTTGTGGTGCTTTTTTTTGCCAGTAAGCAAGGGAACTGAGGAAAAGACAGTTTTGCCACCCATTCTGACTCACCCCCAGTACTTGAATCCTGGCCAAGTGGAAGCAATTGCAGCCTCACACACAGAGAATTAACCACTTCCAATTGTCACCAATTAATAAGGCCGTGGTGTGGAGAAAGACCATTAAGAGTGAATGCACAGTATGGAAGGGAAAGCTTTGTGTGCTTTGCTCTAAATTTATGAGGTGGGGCTATCATGTAATCTTCGCGAGAAAAGCCAACACATGAGGTGGGTGCCTGCCAAAGCCACGTCCAGAGGCATAACCCGTCCTGGCTGGGCTTCCTCCATCCTCGAGTCCATGGGATCCCCCGAGGCAAAGCGGATTCTCCTGACCACCCCCTCCCCGAGACCCGGGGTTTTTCCTGGCGGTTGGGCTAGGTGGGTTGGATCGCGGTGGGACCGGCAGCGTTTCGCAGTTCAGAGAATGACCTGGTGTTCGCAGAACATCCAATTAATACAGCAGGCCCTGGGATTTTTTTAGAATGGAAATGCAATTTCATCTTTCAAGGTCTAGTTCTAGCAATCAGGTTGCAGCTTCTGTGAGAAcatgggggttggggggggtagGTAAAGCAGATTATCTGCTTCTGAAGGCTTTTTATACCTTTGTGATATTTTGGCCATGGTTTAGGCATGGGAGCGCAGGCTGCTCGGAGCCTGGTACTGATCCAGTCCAGCAATTCCTCTGCACCAAAGTGTGGGCAATCGATCAGTGCTGAAAGTCCTCCATCGCACAACCAGAACTGGGTATCCATTTGAATCAGGAGGTTCCCAGGAGGTTTTGTTATGCAATCACAGACATAAAATCATGTTACA
Coding sequences within it:
- the HES4 gene encoding transcription factor HES-4 isoform X1; its protein translation is MPADTGMEKPTASPIAGAPASASHTPDKPRSASEHRKVNGGCRSGSDSGGAGWRRTRGRAESSKPIMEKRRRARINESLGQLKTLILDALKKDSSRHSKLEKADILEMTVKHLRNLQRAQMTAALSADPTVLGKYRAGFNECMNEVTRFLSTCEGVNTDVRTRLLSHLSACLGQIVAMNYPPPPPPSGQPAHLAQQPLHVQLPPAAAGAVPVPCKLNPAEALSPKVYGGFQLVPATDGQFAFLIPNPAFPPSSGPVIPLYANANVPVSAGSGSGNAAATPSASPVQGLTSFGGSIVPASQAGSPIAERSESVWRPW
- the HES4 gene encoding transcription factor HES-4 isoform X2, which produces MPADTGMEKPTASPIAGAPASASHTPDKPRSASEHRKSSKPIMEKRRRARINESLGQLKTLILDALKKDSSRHSKLEKADILEMTVKHLRNLQRAQMTAALSADPTVLGKYRAGFNECMNEVTRFLSTCEGVNTDVRTRLLSHLSACLGQIVAMNYPPPPPPSGQPAHLAQQPLHVQLPPAAAGAVPVPCKLNPAEALSPKVYGGFQLVPATDGQFAFLIPNPAFPPSSGPVIPLYANANVPVSAGSGSGNAAATPSASPVQGLTSFGGSIVPASQAGSPIAERSESVWRPW